Proteins from one Vanessa atalanta chromosome 15, ilVanAtal1.2, whole genome shotgun sequence genomic window:
- the LOC125069103 gene encoding cohesin subunit SA-1 isoform X3 has protein sequence MHRRGGKRIRMDDPPPEYVNPMTPATPMTDYGGQSVHEPETPNVNYSGFNVGAVANSTIAEAAPREESEDHTEEETRSPSPAPTKRITRSRGRGGDGGYVGRLAESPPPPPLRRRGRGGRGRGRGRGAAPPPAYSPPPVLLPGDDENSLYNILRFNKTAINQVVDMWIEEYKSNRESALVQLMQFFINSSGCRGKVTPDMAQMDHTLIIKKMTQEFDEESGEYPLIMTGQTWKKFRSNFCEFIQTLVKMCQYSIIYDQYLMDNIISLLTGLSDSQVRAFRHTATLAVMKLMTALVDVALLTSVNCDNCLRQYEAERLKARDKRASERLEVLVAKRQELEENMEEIKNMLSYMFKSVFVHRYRDTLPDIRAITMSEIGIWMEKFPAHFLDDLYLKYIGWTLHDKVGEVRLRCLQALQPLYECEELKGKLELFTSKFKDRIVSMSLDKETEVAVHAVRLVIAILKMHPDVLTDKDCENVYELVYSSWRGVAAAAGEFLNVRLFRCDEAPPPARSRRGKARLPNTPLVRDLVQFFIESELHEHGAYLVDSLIESNPMMKDWECMTDLLLEEAGAGEEALDNRQESSLIELMVCCVRQASTGEPPVGRGASRKHHHMLSKEQAKMVSDDRAKMTTHFMVTLPALLDKFGADPEKLTNLVAIPQYFDLELYTTQRQEGNLTLLLNKIREIVKVQTEAEVLETCGRTLEVLCGEQHAVYTRCNVARATVTDMCVNRYKEAIDDYRSLVEGGETPDADEVFNVINSLRKVSIMYMCHNLNDTNIWDSLFEDLPKCVRGNESGMPAQALVYAVRACFYSVLWSLHELEERGEGGPLRERLAAYCALCRDVVARGLSAELREEAYTSICDLLIFFAEQAGARRPALEADAALCDLLNDFVQEFVFVHHNYDGQDERRIEELHKRRNFLAAYCKLIVYNVAPIRRAADVFKHYTRRNRGQNEEEEGDDNADSDAEAV, from the exons atgcATCGACGAGGCGGGAAACGCATTCGGATGGATGATCCTCCACCGGAGTATGTAAACCCTATGACTCCCGCAACTCCTATGACTGACTATGGCGGACAGTCTGTACATGAACCGGAAACACCCAATGTGAATTATTCGGGCTTTAATGTAGGGGCCGTCGCTAATTCTACCATAGCAGAAGCCGCCCCTAGAGAAGAAAGCGAAGATCACACCGAGGAAGAGACGAGATCACCATCACCAGCCCCAACAAAACGAATAACACGAAGCAGAGGACGAGGCGGTGATGGTGGGTATGTCGGCAGATTAGCAGAGTCTCCTCCTCCCCCGCCTCTGCGAAGACGTGGGCGCGGCGGAAGAGGGCGAGGCCGTGGAAGAGGTGCTGCTCCTCCGCCAGCGTACTCGCCGCCACCCGTTCTACTACCGGGGGATGATGAAAACAGTCTCTACAATATACTTCGCTTTAACAAAACAGCGATAAAT CAAGTGGTAGACATGTGGATAGAAGAGTACAAGAGCAACAGGGAGAGTGCCCTGGTGCAATTGATGCAGTTCTTTATTAACTCGTCTGGTTGCCGCGGTAAGGTCACCCCCGACATGGCACAGATGGACCACACACTTATTATCAAGAAGATGACACAAGAATTTGATGAG gAAAGTGGGGAATATCCTCTCATTATGACAGGACAGACATGGAAGAAATTCCGCTCAAACTTTTGTGAGTTTATACAGACACTGGTGAAAATGTGTCAGTACTCAATTATTTACGACCAGTACCTGATGGACAACATCATCTCCCTGCTCACTGGCCTCTCAGATTCGCAAGTGAGAGCTTTCAGGCACACAGCTACACTCGCTG TGATGAAGCTGATGACGGCGCTGGTGGACGTGGCTCTGCTGACGAGCGTGAACTGCGACAACTGCCTGCGCCAGTACGAGGCCGAGCGGCTCAAGGCGCGGGACAAGCGCGCCAGCGAGCGCCTCGAGGTGCTGGTCGCCAAGCGCCAGGAGCTGGAGGAGAACATGGAGGAGATCAAGAACATGCTCTCCTACATGTTCAAGTCCGTCTTTGTGCACCGATACAG AGATACGCTGCCCGATATCAGAGCCATTACGATGTCGGAAATAGGTATCTGGATGGAGAAGTTCCCTGCACACTTTCTCGACGATCTGTATCTTAAATATATCGGATGGACCCTTCACGACAAA GTCGGCGAAGTCCGGCTGCGATGTCTGCAAGCGCTGCAGCCGCTGTACGAGTGCGAGGAGCTGAAGGGCAAGCTGGAGCTGTTCACGTCCAAGTTCAAGGACCGCATCGTGTCCATGTCGCTGGACAAGGAGACCGAGGTCGCCGTGCACGCCGTGCGACTCGTCATCGCCATCCTCAA GATGCACCCCGACGTGCTGACGGACAAGGACTGCGAGAACGTGTACGAGCTGGTGTACTCGTCGTGGCGCGGcgtggcggcggcggcgggcgagTTCCTCAACGTGCGGCTGTTCCGCTGCGACGaggcgccgccgcccgcgcgctCGCGCCGCGGCAAGGCGCGCCTGCCCAACACGCCGCTCGTGCGCGACCTCGTGCAGTTCTTCATCGAGTCCGAGCTGCACGAGCACGGCGCCTACCTCGTCGACTCGCTCATCGAGTCCAACCCCATGATGAAGGACTGGGAGTGCATGACCGACCTGCTGCTGGAGGAGGCGGGCGCCGGCGAGGAGGCGCTGGACAACAGGCAGGAGTCGTCGCTGATCGAGCTGATGGTGTGCTGCGTGCGGCAGGCCAGCACCGGCGAGCCGCCCGTCGGCCGCGGGGCCTCGCGCAAGCACCACCACATGCTGTCGAAGGAGCAGGCCAAG ATGGTGAGCGACGACCGCGCCAAGATGACGACGCACTTCATGGTGACGCTGCCGGCGCTGCTGGACAAGTTCGGCGCCGACCCGGAGAAGCTCACCAACCTCGTGGCCATCCCGCAGTACTTCGACCTGGAGCTGTACACCACGCAGCGGCAGGAGGGC AACCTGACGCTGCTGCTGAACAAGATCCGCGAGATCGTGAAGGTGCAGACGGAGGCCGAGGTGCTGGAGACGTGCGGGCGCACGCTGGAGGTGCTGTGCGGCGAGCAGCACGCCGTGTACACGCGCTGCAACGTGGCGCGCGCCACCGTCACCGACATGTGCGTCAACCGCTACAAGGAGGCCATCGACGACTACCGCAGCCTCGTCGAGGGCGGCGAGACGCCCGACGCCGACGAGGTGTTCAACGTCATCAACTCGCTGCGCAAGGTGTCCATCATGTACATGTGCCACAACCTCAACGACACCAACATCTGGGACTCGCTGTTCGAGGACCTGCCCAAGTGCGTGCGGGGCAACGAGTCGGGCATGCCGGCGCAGGCGCTGGTGTACGCGGTGCGCGCCTGCTTCTACTCCGTGCTGTGGTCGCTGCACGAGCTGGAGGAGCGCGGCGAGGGCGGGCCGCTGCGCGAGCGCCTGGCGGCCTACTGCGCGCTGTGCCGCGACGTGGTGGCGCGCGGGCTGTCGGCCGAGCTGCGCGAGGAGGCCTACACCAGCATCTGCGACCTGCTCATCTTCTTCGCCGAGCAGGCCGGCGCGCGCCGCCCGGCGCTGGAGGCCGACGCCGCGCTGTGCGACCTGCTCAACGACTTCGTGCAGGAGTTCGTCTTCGTGCACCACAACTACG ACGGTCAAGACGAGAGACGCATCGAGGAGTTACACAAGCGACGCAACTTCCTCGCCGCGTACTGCAAGCTCATCGTGTACAACGTGGCGCCCATTCGCCGAGCCGCCGACGTCTTCAAGCACTAC ACGCGCCGCAACC GCGGACAGAACGAGGAGGAGGAGGGCGACGACAACGCGGACTCGGACGCGGAGGCCGTGTGA
- the LOC125069103 gene encoding cohesin subunit SA-1 isoform X1 — translation MHRRGGKRIRMDDPPPEYVNPMTPATPMTDYGGQSVHEPETPNVNYSGFNVGAVANSTIAEAAPREESEDHTEEETRSPSPAPTKRITRSRGRGGDGGYVGRLAESPPPPPLRRRGRGGRGRGRGRGAAPPPAYSPPPVLLPGDDENSLYNILRFNKTAINQVVDMWIEEYKSNRESALVQLMQFFINSSGCRGKVTPDMAQMDHTLIIKKMTQEFDEESGEYPLIMTGQTWKKFRSNFCEFIQTLVKMCQYSIIYDQYLMDNIISLLTGLSDSQVRAFRHTATLAVMKLMTALVDVALLTSVNCDNCLRQYEAERLKARDKRASERLEVLVAKRQELEENMEEIKNMLSYMFKSVFVHRYRDTLPDIRAITMSEIGIWMEKFPAHFLDDLYLKYIGWTLHDKVGEVRLRCLQALQPLYECEELKGKLELFTSKFKDRIVSMSLDKETEVAVHAVRLVIAILKMHPDVLTDKDCENVYELVYSSWRGVAAAAGEFLNVRLFRCDEAPPPARSRRGKARLPNTPLVRDLVQFFIESELHEHGAYLVDSLIESNPMMKDWECMTDLLLEEAGAGEEALDNRQESSLIELMVCCVRQASTGEPPVGRGASRKHHHMLSKEQAKMVSDDRAKMTTHFMVTLPALLDKFGADPEKLTNLVAIPQYFDLELYTTQRQEGNLTLLLNKIREIVKVQTEAEVLETCGRTLEVLCGEQHAVYTRCNVARATVTDMCVNRYKEAIDDYRSLVEGGETPDADEVFNVINSLRKVSIMYMCHNLNDTNIWDSLFEDLPKCVRGNESGMPAQALVYAVRACFYSVLWSLHELEERGEGGPLRERLAAYCALCRDVVARGLSAELREEAYTSICDLLIFFAEQAGARRPALEADAALCDLLNDFVQEFVFVHHNYDGQDERRIEELHKRRNFLAAYCKLIVYNVAPIRRAADVFKHYIKCYNDYGDIIKATLSKAREINKLSCALTMELAMQALYAELVQRHASPHRQLPEFLELKELAKRFSVMFGLDAVKNREALTALHRAGVSFAALDPPRHLLFLEPLAEFSGKLLRQDKRAVLKFAESRFSTMQWGEEWAPLLAYRNSLLTDAPDERPPPARRHYTRRNRGQNEEEEGDDNADSDAEAV, via the exons atgcATCGACGAGGCGGGAAACGCATTCGGATGGATGATCCTCCACCGGAGTATGTAAACCCTATGACTCCCGCAACTCCTATGACTGACTATGGCGGACAGTCTGTACATGAACCGGAAACACCCAATGTGAATTATTCGGGCTTTAATGTAGGGGCCGTCGCTAATTCTACCATAGCAGAAGCCGCCCCTAGAGAAGAAAGCGAAGATCACACCGAGGAAGAGACGAGATCACCATCACCAGCCCCAACAAAACGAATAACACGAAGCAGAGGACGAGGCGGTGATGGTGGGTATGTCGGCAGATTAGCAGAGTCTCCTCCTCCCCCGCCTCTGCGAAGACGTGGGCGCGGCGGAAGAGGGCGAGGCCGTGGAAGAGGTGCTGCTCCTCCGCCAGCGTACTCGCCGCCACCCGTTCTACTACCGGGGGATGATGAAAACAGTCTCTACAATATACTTCGCTTTAACAAAACAGCGATAAAT CAAGTGGTAGACATGTGGATAGAAGAGTACAAGAGCAACAGGGAGAGTGCCCTGGTGCAATTGATGCAGTTCTTTATTAACTCGTCTGGTTGCCGCGGTAAGGTCACCCCCGACATGGCACAGATGGACCACACACTTATTATCAAGAAGATGACACAAGAATTTGATGAG gAAAGTGGGGAATATCCTCTCATTATGACAGGACAGACATGGAAGAAATTCCGCTCAAACTTTTGTGAGTTTATACAGACACTGGTGAAAATGTGTCAGTACTCAATTATTTACGACCAGTACCTGATGGACAACATCATCTCCCTGCTCACTGGCCTCTCAGATTCGCAAGTGAGAGCTTTCAGGCACACAGCTACACTCGCTG TGATGAAGCTGATGACGGCGCTGGTGGACGTGGCTCTGCTGACGAGCGTGAACTGCGACAACTGCCTGCGCCAGTACGAGGCCGAGCGGCTCAAGGCGCGGGACAAGCGCGCCAGCGAGCGCCTCGAGGTGCTGGTCGCCAAGCGCCAGGAGCTGGAGGAGAACATGGAGGAGATCAAGAACATGCTCTCCTACATGTTCAAGTCCGTCTTTGTGCACCGATACAG AGATACGCTGCCCGATATCAGAGCCATTACGATGTCGGAAATAGGTATCTGGATGGAGAAGTTCCCTGCACACTTTCTCGACGATCTGTATCTTAAATATATCGGATGGACCCTTCACGACAAA GTCGGCGAAGTCCGGCTGCGATGTCTGCAAGCGCTGCAGCCGCTGTACGAGTGCGAGGAGCTGAAGGGCAAGCTGGAGCTGTTCACGTCCAAGTTCAAGGACCGCATCGTGTCCATGTCGCTGGACAAGGAGACCGAGGTCGCCGTGCACGCCGTGCGACTCGTCATCGCCATCCTCAA GATGCACCCCGACGTGCTGACGGACAAGGACTGCGAGAACGTGTACGAGCTGGTGTACTCGTCGTGGCGCGGcgtggcggcggcggcgggcgagTTCCTCAACGTGCGGCTGTTCCGCTGCGACGaggcgccgccgcccgcgcgctCGCGCCGCGGCAAGGCGCGCCTGCCCAACACGCCGCTCGTGCGCGACCTCGTGCAGTTCTTCATCGAGTCCGAGCTGCACGAGCACGGCGCCTACCTCGTCGACTCGCTCATCGAGTCCAACCCCATGATGAAGGACTGGGAGTGCATGACCGACCTGCTGCTGGAGGAGGCGGGCGCCGGCGAGGAGGCGCTGGACAACAGGCAGGAGTCGTCGCTGATCGAGCTGATGGTGTGCTGCGTGCGGCAGGCCAGCACCGGCGAGCCGCCCGTCGGCCGCGGGGCCTCGCGCAAGCACCACCACATGCTGTCGAAGGAGCAGGCCAAG ATGGTGAGCGACGACCGCGCCAAGATGACGACGCACTTCATGGTGACGCTGCCGGCGCTGCTGGACAAGTTCGGCGCCGACCCGGAGAAGCTCACCAACCTCGTGGCCATCCCGCAGTACTTCGACCTGGAGCTGTACACCACGCAGCGGCAGGAGGGC AACCTGACGCTGCTGCTGAACAAGATCCGCGAGATCGTGAAGGTGCAGACGGAGGCCGAGGTGCTGGAGACGTGCGGGCGCACGCTGGAGGTGCTGTGCGGCGAGCAGCACGCCGTGTACACGCGCTGCAACGTGGCGCGCGCCACCGTCACCGACATGTGCGTCAACCGCTACAAGGAGGCCATCGACGACTACCGCAGCCTCGTCGAGGGCGGCGAGACGCCCGACGCCGACGAGGTGTTCAACGTCATCAACTCGCTGCGCAAGGTGTCCATCATGTACATGTGCCACAACCTCAACGACACCAACATCTGGGACTCGCTGTTCGAGGACCTGCCCAAGTGCGTGCGGGGCAACGAGTCGGGCATGCCGGCGCAGGCGCTGGTGTACGCGGTGCGCGCCTGCTTCTACTCCGTGCTGTGGTCGCTGCACGAGCTGGAGGAGCGCGGCGAGGGCGGGCCGCTGCGCGAGCGCCTGGCGGCCTACTGCGCGCTGTGCCGCGACGTGGTGGCGCGCGGGCTGTCGGCCGAGCTGCGCGAGGAGGCCTACACCAGCATCTGCGACCTGCTCATCTTCTTCGCCGAGCAGGCCGGCGCGCGCCGCCCGGCGCTGGAGGCCGACGCCGCGCTGTGCGACCTGCTCAACGACTTCGTGCAGGAGTTCGTCTTCGTGCACCACAACTACG ACGGTCAAGACGAGAGACGCATCGAGGAGTTACACAAGCGACGCAACTTCCTCGCCGCGTACTGCAAGCTCATCGTGTACAACGTGGCGCCCATTCGCCGAGCCGCCGACGTCTTCAAGCACTACATCAAG TGCTACAACGACTACGGGGACATCATCAAGGCCACGCTGAGCAAGGCGCGCGAGATCAACAAGCTGAGCTGCGCGCTGACCATGGAGCTGGCCATGCAGGCGCTGTACGCCGAGCTGGTGCAGCGCCACGCCTCGCCGCACCGCCAGCTGCCCGAGTTCCTCGAGCTCAAGGAGCTGGCCAAGCGCTTCTCCGTCATGTTCGGGCTGGACGCCGTCAAGAACCGCGAGGCGCTGACCGCGCTGCACCGCGCCGGCGTCTCCTTCGCCGCGCTCGACCCGCCGCGGCACCTGCTGTTCCTCGAGCCGCTCGCCGAGTTCTCCGGCAAGCTGCTGCGCCAGGACAAGCGCGCCGTGCTCAAG TTCGCGGAGTCTCGCTTCTCGACGATGCAGTGGGGCGAGGAGTGGGCGCCGCTGCTGGCCTACCGCAACTCGCTGCTGACCGACGCGCCCGACGAGcggccgccgcccgcgcgccgCCACTACACGCGCCGCAACC GCGGACAGAACGAGGAGGAGGAGGGCGACGACAACGCGGACTCGGACGCGGAGGCCGTGTGA
- the LOC125069103 gene encoding cohesin subunit SA-1 isoform X2 produces MHRRGGKRIRMDDPPPEYVNPMTPATPMTDYGGQSVHEPETPNVNYSGFNVGAVANSTIAEAAPREESEDHTEEETRSPSPAPTKRITRSRGRGGDGGYVGRLAESPPPPPLRRRGRGGRGRGRGRGAAPPPAYSPPPVLLPGDDENSLYNILRFNKTAINQVVDMWIEEYKSNRESALVQLMQFFINSSGCRGKVTPDMAQMDHTLIIKKMTQEFDEESGEYPLIMTGQTWKKFRSNFCEFIQTLVKMCQYSIIYDQYLMDNIISLLTGLSDSQVRAFRHTATLAVMKLMTALVDVALLTSVNCDNCLRQYEAERLKARDKRASERLEVLVAKRQELEENMEEIKNMLSYMFKSVFVHRYRDTLPDIRAITMSEIGIWMEKFPAHFLDDLYLKYIGWTLHDKVGEVRLRCLQALQPLYECEELKGKLELFTSKFKDRIVSMSLDKETEVAVHAVRLVIAILKMHPDVQFFIESELHEHGAYLVDSLIESNPMMKDWECMTDLLLEEAGAGEEALDNRQESSLIELMVCCVRQASTGEPPVGRGASRKHHHMLSKEQAKMVSDDRAKMTTHFMVTLPALLDKFGADPEKLTNLVAIPQYFDLELYTTQRQEGNLTLLLNKIREIVKVQTEAEVLETCGRTLEVLCGEQHAVYTRCNVARATVTDMCVNRYKEAIDDYRSLVEGGETPDADEVFNVINSLRKVSIMYMCHNLNDTNIWDSLFEDLPKCVRGNESGMPAQALVYAVRACFYSVLWSLHELEERGEGGPLRERLAAYCALCRDVVARGLSAELREEAYTSICDLLIFFAEQAGARRPALEADAALCDLLNDFVQEFVFVHHNYDGQDERRIEELHKRRNFLAAYCKLIVYNVAPIRRAADVFKHYIKCYNDYGDIIKATLSKAREINKLSCALTMELAMQALYAELVQRHASPHRQLPEFLELKELAKRFSVMFGLDAVKNREALTALHRAGVSFAALDPPRHLLFLEPLAEFSGKLLRQDKRAVLKFAESRFSTMQWGEEWAPLLAYRNSLLTDAPDERPPPARRHYTRRNRGQNEEEEGDDNADSDAEAV; encoded by the exons atgcATCGACGAGGCGGGAAACGCATTCGGATGGATGATCCTCCACCGGAGTATGTAAACCCTATGACTCCCGCAACTCCTATGACTGACTATGGCGGACAGTCTGTACATGAACCGGAAACACCCAATGTGAATTATTCGGGCTTTAATGTAGGGGCCGTCGCTAATTCTACCATAGCAGAAGCCGCCCCTAGAGAAGAAAGCGAAGATCACACCGAGGAAGAGACGAGATCACCATCACCAGCCCCAACAAAACGAATAACACGAAGCAGAGGACGAGGCGGTGATGGTGGGTATGTCGGCAGATTAGCAGAGTCTCCTCCTCCCCCGCCTCTGCGAAGACGTGGGCGCGGCGGAAGAGGGCGAGGCCGTGGAAGAGGTGCTGCTCCTCCGCCAGCGTACTCGCCGCCACCCGTTCTACTACCGGGGGATGATGAAAACAGTCTCTACAATATACTTCGCTTTAACAAAACAGCGATAAAT CAAGTGGTAGACATGTGGATAGAAGAGTACAAGAGCAACAGGGAGAGTGCCCTGGTGCAATTGATGCAGTTCTTTATTAACTCGTCTGGTTGCCGCGGTAAGGTCACCCCCGACATGGCACAGATGGACCACACACTTATTATCAAGAAGATGACACAAGAATTTGATGAG gAAAGTGGGGAATATCCTCTCATTATGACAGGACAGACATGGAAGAAATTCCGCTCAAACTTTTGTGAGTTTATACAGACACTGGTGAAAATGTGTCAGTACTCAATTATTTACGACCAGTACCTGATGGACAACATCATCTCCCTGCTCACTGGCCTCTCAGATTCGCAAGTGAGAGCTTTCAGGCACACAGCTACACTCGCTG TGATGAAGCTGATGACGGCGCTGGTGGACGTGGCTCTGCTGACGAGCGTGAACTGCGACAACTGCCTGCGCCAGTACGAGGCCGAGCGGCTCAAGGCGCGGGACAAGCGCGCCAGCGAGCGCCTCGAGGTGCTGGTCGCCAAGCGCCAGGAGCTGGAGGAGAACATGGAGGAGATCAAGAACATGCTCTCCTACATGTTCAAGTCCGTCTTTGTGCACCGATACAG AGATACGCTGCCCGATATCAGAGCCATTACGATGTCGGAAATAGGTATCTGGATGGAGAAGTTCCCTGCACACTTTCTCGACGATCTGTATCTTAAATATATCGGATGGACCCTTCACGACAAA GTCGGCGAAGTCCGGCTGCGATGTCTGCAAGCGCTGCAGCCGCTGTACGAGTGCGAGGAGCTGAAGGGCAAGCTGGAGCTGTTCACGTCCAAGTTCAAGGACCGCATCGTGTCCATGTCGCTGGACAAGGAGACCGAGGTCGCCGTGCACGCCGTGCGACTCGTCATCGCCATCCTCAA GATGCACCCCGA CGTGCAGTTCTTCATCGAGTCCGAGCTGCACGAGCACGGCGCCTACCTCGTCGACTCGCTCATCGAGTCCAACCCCATGATGAAGGACTGGGAGTGCATGACCGACCTGCTGCTGGAGGAGGCGGGCGCCGGCGAGGAGGCGCTGGACAACAGGCAGGAGTCGTCGCTGATCGAGCTGATGGTGTGCTGCGTGCGGCAGGCCAGCACCGGCGAGCCGCCCGTCGGCCGCGGGGCCTCGCGCAAGCACCACCACATGCTGTCGAAGGAGCAGGCCAAG ATGGTGAGCGACGACCGCGCCAAGATGACGACGCACTTCATGGTGACGCTGCCGGCGCTGCTGGACAAGTTCGGCGCCGACCCGGAGAAGCTCACCAACCTCGTGGCCATCCCGCAGTACTTCGACCTGGAGCTGTACACCACGCAGCGGCAGGAGGGC AACCTGACGCTGCTGCTGAACAAGATCCGCGAGATCGTGAAGGTGCAGACGGAGGCCGAGGTGCTGGAGACGTGCGGGCGCACGCTGGAGGTGCTGTGCGGCGAGCAGCACGCCGTGTACACGCGCTGCAACGTGGCGCGCGCCACCGTCACCGACATGTGCGTCAACCGCTACAAGGAGGCCATCGACGACTACCGCAGCCTCGTCGAGGGCGGCGAGACGCCCGACGCCGACGAGGTGTTCAACGTCATCAACTCGCTGCGCAAGGTGTCCATCATGTACATGTGCCACAACCTCAACGACACCAACATCTGGGACTCGCTGTTCGAGGACCTGCCCAAGTGCGTGCGGGGCAACGAGTCGGGCATGCCGGCGCAGGCGCTGGTGTACGCGGTGCGCGCCTGCTTCTACTCCGTGCTGTGGTCGCTGCACGAGCTGGAGGAGCGCGGCGAGGGCGGGCCGCTGCGCGAGCGCCTGGCGGCCTACTGCGCGCTGTGCCGCGACGTGGTGGCGCGCGGGCTGTCGGCCGAGCTGCGCGAGGAGGCCTACACCAGCATCTGCGACCTGCTCATCTTCTTCGCCGAGCAGGCCGGCGCGCGCCGCCCGGCGCTGGAGGCCGACGCCGCGCTGTGCGACCTGCTCAACGACTTCGTGCAGGAGTTCGTCTTCGTGCACCACAACTACG ACGGTCAAGACGAGAGACGCATCGAGGAGTTACACAAGCGACGCAACTTCCTCGCCGCGTACTGCAAGCTCATCGTGTACAACGTGGCGCCCATTCGCCGAGCCGCCGACGTCTTCAAGCACTACATCAAG TGCTACAACGACTACGGGGACATCATCAAGGCCACGCTGAGCAAGGCGCGCGAGATCAACAAGCTGAGCTGCGCGCTGACCATGGAGCTGGCCATGCAGGCGCTGTACGCCGAGCTGGTGCAGCGCCACGCCTCGCCGCACCGCCAGCTGCCCGAGTTCCTCGAGCTCAAGGAGCTGGCCAAGCGCTTCTCCGTCATGTTCGGGCTGGACGCCGTCAAGAACCGCGAGGCGCTGACCGCGCTGCACCGCGCCGGCGTCTCCTTCGCCGCGCTCGACCCGCCGCGGCACCTGCTGTTCCTCGAGCCGCTCGCCGAGTTCTCCGGCAAGCTGCTGCGCCAGGACAAGCGCGCCGTGCTCAAG TTCGCGGAGTCTCGCTTCTCGACGATGCAGTGGGGCGAGGAGTGGGCGCCGCTGCTGGCCTACCGCAACTCGCTGCTGACCGACGCGCCCGACGAGcggccgccgcccgcgcgccgCCACTACACGCGCCGCAACC GCGGACAGAACGAGGAGGAGGAGGGCGACGACAACGCGGACTCGGACGCGGAGGCCGTGTGA